One genomic segment of Acinetobacter sp. C26M includes these proteins:
- a CDS encoding flavodoxin family protein, with the protein MTQIAVVYFSGYGHTKVVAETFAGAIDASLIEIDQNGEITEQDWQTLNEAQGIVFGAPTYMAAAPWQFKKFADASSKIWFTRGWQDKVFAGFTNSASLNGDKQVTLIQLQTLASQHGGIWVSLGLLPANTKNAKREDVNNLGGSVGLLVQSPSDASTDEIPTGDLETAKLYAKRVKSIVEKLHG; encoded by the coding sequence ATGACACAAATTGCGGTTGTTTATTTCTCAGGCTATGGCCATACCAAAGTGGTTGCTGAAACTTTTGCGGGTGCGATTGACGCCTCTCTGATTGAAATTGATCAGAATGGTGAGATTACCGAGCAAGACTGGCAGACTTTAAATGAGGCACAAGGTATTGTGTTTGGAGCGCCAACCTATATGGCGGCAGCCCCTTGGCAGTTTAAAAAGTTTGCCGATGCTTCTTCAAAAATCTGGTTTACCCGTGGCTGGCAGGATAAAGTCTTTGCAGGCTTTACCAATAGCGCGAGCTTGAATGGCGATAAGCAGGTCACCTTGATTCAGTTACAAACTTTAGCTTCACAGCATGGCGGTATTTGGGTGAGCTTGGGATTATTGCCTGCCAATACTAAAAATGCAAAACGTGAAGATGTAAACAATTTAGGTGGTTCAGTTGGCTTGTTGGTTCAATCGCCATCAGATGCGAGTACCGATGAGATCCCAACAGGAGACTTGGAAACAGCGAAGCTTTATGCAAAACGTGTGAAATCGATTGTTGAAAAGCTGCACGGCTAA
- a CDS encoding helix-turn-helix domain-containing protein: MNQALKYDIYQQHCPARLFFEKIADKWVLMIINVLARETQHFNLLKKSIQGISPKVLSQKLKMLERDGFIERQVQDTAPIRVDYSLTALGLEVAEMAYQLKDWAESNIEQVIYAQQRFDSIQEE, translated from the coding sequence ATGAATCAGGCATTAAAATATGATATTTATCAACAACATTGCCCTGCTCGGTTATTTTTTGAAAAAATTGCAGACAAATGGGTACTGATGATTATCAATGTGCTTGCGCGAGAGACCCAACATTTCAATTTATTGAAAAAAAGCATTCAAGGCATTTCACCGAAAGTATTGTCTCAAAAACTAAAAATGCTTGAACGCGATGGTTTTATTGAACGACAGGTACAAGATACCGCACCAATTCGAGTGGATTATTCACTCACCGCACTTGGTTTAGAAGTCGCGGAAATGGCGTATCAACTCAAAGATTGGGCTGAAAGTAATATCGAACAAGTCATCTATGCTCAACAACGGTTTGATTCAATTCAAGAAGAATAA
- a CDS encoding VOC family protein, whose protein sequence is MYPQPLIAVADVEKTSQWYQTVLGLKSGHGGKDYEQLLFEQNMVLQLHQWQAHDHPHIGDPKRVIGNGILLWFESDQFDEIVKKLQTHQVEILEGPKYNPNAHHREIWFKDPNGYTLVVASPYGDI, encoded by the coding sequence ATGTATCCACAACCTTTAATTGCAGTTGCAGATGTCGAGAAAACCAGTCAGTGGTATCAAACTGTGCTTGGCTTAAAAAGCGGGCATGGCGGCAAAGACTATGAACAGTTGCTGTTTGAGCAGAACATGGTACTGCAACTGCACCAATGGCAAGCGCATGATCACCCACATATCGGAGATCCGAAACGAGTGATTGGTAACGGCATTTTGCTTTGGTTTGAAAGCGATCAATTTGATGAGATTGTCAAAAAGCTACAAACCCATCAAGTTGAAATTTTGGAAGGTCCTAAATATAACCCCAACGCACATCATCGCGAAATTTGGTTTAAAGACCCAAATGGCTATACGCTGGTTGTGGCAAGCCCATATGGAGATATCTAA